TTTTCTGTGAACTTTGAGACCAGAGACGATCGGTCTGAGCGAAAGAAATGCCCGTCATAAAAAGCACTCCAATCAGAGTTAATTGTTTTTTCATAAAATATTTGTTTGATTGTGGAATGTCAAAGCTAATAAAAAAAATTACAACAGAAAACAAAATTTTTTAAGAAAATTTTTGATTATATTTTAAATATATTAAGCATTATGTTAAGAATAACAAAATTCATATTGTATCAAAAAAAGAAAATAGCATACGTAAAATACGCATGCTATTCATTTATTGATAAGTTAACTCTACATTATAATCTATCATCAGCCGTAGGGCCATACAATCCGGGAACTTTATTTCCCGTTGATCTCAGATAAACAACCAGTTCTCCTCTGTGATGATATAAATGATTAAATAAAAAGCCTCTGATTACCTGAACTCTTGTAGTAGGAGCGAAAAGAATTTTTCCATTCATTTCCATTTTCCACTCATTAAAATATGTACTTTCATCAGAGCCATCTATTACTTGTTGGGCTCTACTGACATTATTTTCAAACTTTGCTACAATATTTTGAATTGTGGAAATATCCCCTTTATCATATTGGTAGATTCCCATATCGAAAGTATCCTGATTGAAAGTATATTCATACCAGTTGTAAATCTCTGCAATATGTGAAGCCAGTTGGCCCGTGGTCCAGCTTTTATCGGAAGGTTTCCAGTCCAGAACACTGTCGGGAATTGCATTTAAAATTTTCCGGGTATTCTCTGCTTCATAGAGAAACTCACCTAAAAGAGCCTGTTTAATCATGATAGTAGAAAATAAATTATTGTGTAATATCTCTTCCGATTACCAATCTCTGGATTTCTGAAGTTCCTTCACCAATGGTACAAAGTTTAGAATCTCTGTAATATTTTTCTGCAGGAAAATCTTTAGTATATCCATAACCTCCAAAGATCTGAACTGCATTATTTGCAATTCTCACACAAGCTTCAGAAGCAAATAACTTCGCCATTGCTCCTTCTTTGGTCATTTTTTGTTTTGCATTCTTTAATGTACAAGCCCTGTGAATAAGAAGTTCAGCAGCGTCAATTTCAGTTGCCATATCAGCAAGCATGAAATTAATAGCCTGAAAGCTTGCGATAGATTTTCCGAACTGATGTCTTTCCTTAGCATACTTTAATGCTGCTTTATATGCACCTCTTGCTGTCCCAAGACTTAATGCTGCAATAGATATTCTTCCACCATCCAGGATTTTCATAGCTTGCTTGAAGCCTTCTCCAACTTCTCCTAAACGATTAGAATCTGGTACACGTACATTATCAAAAATTAATTCAGCCGTTTCAGAAGCACGCATTCCCAGTTTGTTCTCTTTCTTTCCTGAAGTGAAACCCGGCATTCCCTTTTCCAAAACAAAAGCAGTTGAATTATTCTTTGCTCCTTTTTCTCCCGTTCTTGTCATTACGACTGCAATATCTCCGGAAATAGCATGAGTAATGAAGTTTTTAGCTCCAT
The sequence above is drawn from the Chryseobacterium daecheongense genome and encodes:
- a CDS encoding DinB family protein, with amino-acid sequence MIKQALLGEFLYEAENTRKILNAIPDSVLDWKPSDKSWTTGQLASHIAEIYNWYEYTFNQDTFDMGIYQYDKGDISTIQNIVAKFENNVSRAQQVIDGSDESTYFNEWKMEMNGKILFAPTTRVQVIRGFLFNHLYHHRGELVVYLRSTGNKVPGLYGPTADDRL
- a CDS encoding acyl-CoA dehydrogenase family protein, whose translation is MNTEIVDNIKMIAETAKEFAEKNIRPHIMEWDESQTFPKDLFHQLGEMGFMGIVVPEQYGGSGLGYHEYVTILDEISQVDPSIGLSLAAHNSLCTNHIYEFGNEEQRHRWLPQLATGKVLGAWGLTEHNTGSDSGGMSTTAVKDGDEWVINGAKNFITHAISGDIAVVMTRTGEKGAKNNSTAFVLEKGMPGFTSGKKENKLGMRASETAELIFDNVRVPDSNRLGEVGEGFKQAMKILDGGRISIAALSLGTARGAYKAALKYAKERHQFGKSIASFQAINFMLADMATEIDAAELLIHRACTLKNAKQKMTKEGAMAKLFASEACVRIANNAVQIFGGYGYTKDFPAEKYYRDSKLCTIGEGTSEIQRLVIGRDITQ